The Nostoc sp. 'Lobaria pulmonaria (5183) cyanobiont' genome window below encodes:
- the rtcA gene encoding RNA 3'-terminal phosphate cyclase, with product MIEIDGSYGEGGGQVLRTSLSLAAITGEPIRITGIRAGRKKPGLAAQHLTAVRAAGRICNAQLRGDALGSMLLEFIPGSAVQAGIYTFDVSKAQQGGSAGAIALVLQTILLPLALASGNSLVTLKGGTHVNFSPTATYIEQVYLPILQRMGIEAQVKLGAWGWYPQGGGEVKLQVHGGGKLGGIDLLERGDLQQVRGLAVVTELPSHIPQRMANRAENLLRSAHLKVAVQTLRERGVAPGAGIFLTAEYQNSLTGFGGFGRLRLSAETVAEIACQQLLEFHYTGAAVDEHLADQLLLPAALASQESQYRVAEVSRHLTTNAAVIEQFGLAQITVDEADKIVSVKSLNR from the coding sequence ATGATTGAAATTGACGGTTCCTACGGAGAGGGAGGCGGACAAGTTCTTCGTACTTCCTTAAGTCTAGCCGCCATCACCGGTGAACCCATACGAATTACTGGCATTCGCGCTGGACGTAAAAAGCCAGGATTAGCAGCACAACATTTAACAGCAGTTCGGGCGGCGGGTAGAATTTGTAATGCCCAACTACGAGGTGATGCTTTGGGTTCAATGCTGCTGGAATTCATCCCAGGTAGTGCTGTGCAAGCTGGAATTTATACCTTTGATGTTAGTAAAGCACAACAAGGTGGTTCTGCGGGTGCGATCGCTCTAGTTCTTCAAACAATTCTCTTACCTTTGGCGCTAGCATCTGGCAATTCCCTGGTGACACTAAAGGGTGGAACTCATGTGAACTTTAGCCCGACAGCGACGTACATTGAGCAAGTTTATCTGCCCATACTGCAACGCATGGGTATAGAGGCCCAAGTCAAGTTAGGCGCTTGGGGGTGGTATCCCCAAGGTGGGGGAGAGGTAAAGTTACAGGTGCATGGCGGTGGTAAACTCGGTGGGATCGACTTGTTGGAACGGGGCGATTTACAACAGGTGCGGGGGCTAGCAGTGGTGACGGAATTGCCTTCTCATATTCCGCAACGCATGGCGAATCGTGCCGAGAATTTGTTACGGTCAGCCCATTTAAAAGTTGCTGTACAGACCTTGCGAGAAAGAGGTGTCGCACCTGGGGCGGGTATTTTCCTCACTGCTGAGTATCAGAATAGCTTAACTGGCTTTGGTGGATTTGGGCGTTTGCGGTTGTCGGCGGAAACAGTTGCAGAGATTGCTTGTCAGCAACTGCTTGAGTTTCATTACACCGGCGCAGCAGTGGATGAACATTTAGCAGATCAGTTATTATTGCCAGCTGCTTTAGCTTCACAAGAAAGTCAGTATCGAGTCGCTGAGGTGAGTAGGCATCTGACGACAAATGCAGCGGTTATTGAACAGTTTGGGCTGGCGCAAATAACAGTAGATGAAGCTGATAAAATAGTGTCGGTAAAGAGTTTGAATAGATGA
- a CDS encoding FAD-binding oxidoreductase, protein MTTKLDALINSLEGIETITDSTQVAKLSQDYHTFSPVLVSKLEGKVGDIVVRPANEAEVLKVAAACAKHRIPITVRGAGTGNYGQCVPLHGGVILDMTRLQEILWVKPGVARVEAGVKLAALDKKTREIGWEIRMAPSTYRTATIGGFIAGGSGGIGSIQYGLLADRGNILALRVITVEDEPRAIALRGDDVQKVNHAWGINGIITEVEIPLGPAYPWAEVIVTFDDFMTAAKFGQAIGNADGMIKKLISVFASQISQYFHALQEYIPEGTHSVFLIISEPSLEFLPTLVQQYGGQITYKKLDEEAAKGTHLAEFSWNHTTLLARSVDTGITYLQSLFPSDASGGLRLRSLQLVEQMYNYFGDEVMMHLEFFRVNGVVVPGALQLVRYTTEERLNEIIRYHEEQGVSIANPHTYIIEDGGRKVIDREQLKFKEIVDPYGLMNPGKSKVIQFQIQN, encoded by the coding sequence ATGACGACAAAATTAGATGCTCTGATTAATTCTCTAGAAGGTATAGAAACTATTACCGACTCTACCCAAGTCGCAAAACTATCCCAGGATTATCACACTTTTAGCCCCGTGTTAGTGTCGAAACTAGAGGGAAAAGTTGGAGATATCGTAGTGCGTCCTGCTAATGAAGCAGAAGTTTTAAAAGTTGCAGCCGCCTGTGCAAAACATCGTATACCTATAACTGTGCGAGGCGCGGGAACTGGGAATTATGGGCAATGTGTACCGTTGCACGGTGGCGTAATTTTAGATATGACGCGGCTGCAAGAGATTCTTTGGGTAAAACCGGGAGTGGCGCGGGTGGAAGCTGGGGTGAAGTTGGCAGCTTTGGATAAAAAAACACGAGAAATCGGCTGGGAAATCCGTATGGCACCCTCTACGTACCGCACAGCGACAATTGGGGGATTTATCGCTGGGGGAAGTGGCGGTATTGGCTCGATCCAATATGGGTTATTAGCCGATCGCGGTAATATCTTAGCACTGCGAGTGATAACTGTAGAAGACGAACCCCGTGCGATCGCATTACGCGGCGATGATGTCCAAAAGGTAAATCATGCTTGGGGAATTAATGGCATCATCACTGAAGTCGAAATTCCTTTAGGGCCAGCTTATCCTTGGGCAGAAGTCATTGTCACCTTTGACGACTTTATGACAGCAGCAAAGTTTGGTCAGGCAATTGGCAATGCTGATGGCATGATTAAGAAGTTGATTTCTGTCTTTGCATCCCAAATTTCTCAGTACTTTCACGCTTTACAAGAGTATATTCCTGAAGGGACTCACTCAGTCTTTTTGATAATTTCCGAGCCAAGTTTGGAATTTTTACCGACTTTGGTGCAGCAATACGGCGGACAAATTACATATAAAAAACTAGATGAGGAAGCAGCCAAAGGTACACATTTAGCAGAATTTTCCTGGAATCATACCACTTTACTTGCCCGGAGTGTAGATACTGGTATTACATACTTACAAAGTCTCTTTCCTAGTGATGCCTCTGGCGGGCTGCGCCTACGCAGTTTGCAACTAGTAGAGCAGATGTATAATTACTTCGGCGATGAGGTAATGATGCATTTAGAGTTTTTTCGGGTGAATGGTGTCGTAGTTCCTGGTGCATTGCAACTTGTGCGCTACACCACAGAAGAACGCCTCAATGAAATTATCCGCTATCACGAAGAACAGGGTGTGAGTATTGCCAATCCTCATACGTATATTATTGAAGACGGCGGCAGAAAAGTTATCGATCGCGAGCAGTTAAAATTTAAAGAAATAGTCGATCCTTATGGGTTGATGAACCCTGGTAAAAGCAAGGTTATTCAATTCCAAATTCAAAATTAG
- a CDS encoding N-acetylmuramoyl-L-alanine amidase: MKFGIDSGHNCPPDTGARGIKFEDNLTLDVGNRVIAKLRALGNEVVVCRPSSASTVRDSLSKRCSTANGSKVDIYVSIHFNSFNGQANGTEVFATSETGRKIAKPVLDEIVKLGFFNRGVKSGSHLFVLKNTDMPAILVEGCFVDSQKDMNLYNPEAMANAIVKGLTGKVASVPVNPVPDEEDNVDTTIIRLQKALNQLKITDKNGKALMEDGFTGANTKSAVEKFQTIVGVQSTGIADSATWNAINQILAKRILRPNHAGNAVVRYLQYRLGVDNDGVYGPQTEVVVKNFQKQNGLDADGIIGPASWQKLIGSADGN; the protein is encoded by the coding sequence ATGAAATTCGGAATTGATAGCGGGCACAATTGTCCACCAGACACAGGAGCTAGAGGAATTAAATTTGAGGATAATTTAACTCTAGATGTAGGTAATAGAGTTATAGCCAAGTTAAGAGCTTTAGGAAATGAAGTCGTAGTATGTAGACCAAGTAGTGCTAGTACAGTCCGTGACTCCCTCTCAAAAAGATGTTCTACAGCTAATGGAAGTAAAGTAGATATTTACGTCTCGATTCATTTTAACTCCTTTAACGGGCAAGCTAATGGCACCGAAGTATTTGCAACTAGCGAGACAGGTAGAAAAATCGCTAAACCTGTATTAGATGAAATCGTCAAGTTAGGATTTTTTAATCGTGGTGTTAAGAGTGGTTCCCACTTGTTTGTTCTGAAAAATACAGATATGCCTGCGATTCTTGTAGAAGGTTGCTTTGTGGATTCGCAAAAAGATATGAATCTTTATAATCCAGAAGCAATGGCTAATGCGATTGTCAAAGGCTTAACTGGTAAAGTGGCAAGTGTTCCTGTTAACCCTGTACCAGATGAAGAAGATAATGTAGATACCACGATTATCAGACTGCAAAAAGCCTTAAATCAACTAAAAATAACTGATAAAAATGGTAAGGCGTTAATGGAAGATGGCTTCACAGGGGCTAACACCAAATCTGCTGTAGAAAAATTTCAGACTATTGTTGGGGTTCAGTCAACTGGAATTGCTGACTCAGCTACATGGAATGCCATAAATCAAATTTTGGCAAAACGAATACTTAGACCAAACCATGCTGGTAATGCAGTTGTCAGATACTTGCAATACCGTTTAGGTGTTGATAATGATGGCGTCTACGGCCCGCAAACAGAAGTTGTAGTTAAGAACTTTCAAAAGCAAAATGGTTTAGATGCTGATGGAATTATCGGGCCTGCTAGCTGGCAGAAATTAATTGGTTCGGCTGATGGGAACTAG
- a CDS encoding L-histidine N(alpha)-methyltransferase, which produces MGSLNFVKLLENSINEPGLGWTLCFIGEDQSNKLAELTQELRGEFSATGDGKEILSGFSYWGIGPTIAWDHACNDRFYLVMKESIESFRYRWHQINANNIKDQKYHYVSLGVGTGEKDQHILSLLFHANPDFLYFPVDMSSEMLRLGVQRATRGSQLQGSHVLPIQVDFSIERNVDELRKLLDRVINNGSVLFSLLGNTLANFQQDTELLRTISKLMRSEDRLLLEVAITEELSEEAAQNAAKEYAKTKSFKEFVTSALLQNSDLHIDLNSVFFEGIVEADRGILIKILYRNLTGNKIEVTLPDRSVMNFEDQDTIRLYLTRKYTSNGIEKTISDCNLVLVDRLHTVLEPRLKNGFGMDLILIAPDSSGINKNPSVANDIWSKR; this is translated from the coding sequence ATGGGATCTTTAAATTTTGTGAAGCTACTGGAGAATTCCATCAATGAACCCGGCTTAGGGTGGACTCTCTGCTTTATAGGGGAAGATCAATCTAACAAACTTGCAGAACTCACGCAGGAATTGAGAGGAGAATTTTCTGCGACAGGCGATGGAAAAGAGATTTTGTCAGGTTTTTCCTATTGGGGAATAGGCCCAACGATCGCCTGGGATCATGCCTGTAACGATCGATTCTATCTCGTGATGAAAGAGAGTATAGAATCTTTTAGATATCGATGGCATCAAATTAATGCTAATAATATCAAAGATCAAAAATATCATTATGTAAGTTTAGGCGTAGGCACGGGTGAAAAAGACCAACACATTTTAAGTTTATTGTTTCACGCAAATCCCGATTTCCTCTACTTTCCAGTTGATATGAGTTCGGAGATGTTAAGGTTAGGTGTACAACGGGCAACTAGAGGATCGCAATTGCAAGGTAGCCATGTGTTGCCAATTCAAGTTGACTTCTCAATTGAGAGAAATGTTGACGAGTTACGAAAACTACTAGATAGAGTTATCAATAACGGTTCCGTGCTATTTTCGCTATTGGGGAACACATTAGCTAATTTTCAACAAGACACAGAACTTTTGCGAACTATTTCTAAACTAATGCGAAGTGAAGATAGGCTACTCTTAGAAGTAGCTATCACTGAGGAATTAAGCGAAGAAGCGGCACAAAATGCAGCGAAAGAATATGCAAAAACTAAATCATTTAAAGAGTTTGTCACCAGCGCGTTGCTGCAAAATAGTGATTTACATATCGACTTAAATAGTGTATTTTTTGAAGGTATTGTAGAAGCTGATAGAGGAATTTTAATAAAAATCCTCTATCGCAATCTAACTGGAAACAAAATTGAAGTAACGTTACCTGATCGGTCGGTAATGAATTTTGAAGACCAAGATACGATTCGTTTATATCTGACTCGGAAATATACTTCTAATGGCATCGAGAAAACTATATCAGACTGCAACCTGGTGCTTGTTGATAGGCTACACACAGTATTAGAACCACGTTTAAAGAATGGATTTGGCATGGATTTAATCTTAATTGCCCCTGACTCTTCAGGAATTAACAAGAATCCTTCTGTAGCAAATGATATATGGTCTAAAAGGTAA
- a CDS encoding EAL domain-containing protein gives MSQIYPISKTCACRNVARCRTKEAGRLFLWFPVPHTLKKVTSYLQQFAFKYELMQERPGLSLECRPGQSLEIARNLAKLLAPRELKETQVLFIQGTFQPQLHDFSDIASLQRFIKLNQSGWLVEMLATERFTSYFQPIVSINDTSQIFGYESLLRGLDEQGNLVLPTPIVELATEAGLLPQVDQVARLSTITQFSRYEVSGHIFINFAPTSLYDPAFCLRSTVEAIDTAGISHDRVVFEVVESDNPQDLTHLKTVLKYYRDAGFLVALDDLGSGYSSLNLLHQLRPDFIKLDMELIRDVHQDLYKASITEKLLEITQKLNIQTVAEGIECIEELNWLRERGANFAQGYLIGKPSAVPVTTTPYFDPIVLTVASTYSQQVEQRVVRHQSEPERIVADVTQRIRQSLELDEILQTTVAEVRQLFEVDRVVMYQFKPDWSGLVVVESLAEGCMSILGFHVMDTCFKSTRAAYYQQGNTRAIENIETAGLSPCHIHLLKSLQIRANLVVPILQQGCLWGLLIAHQCRHPRQWQQSEINLFNQLAGQAAIAIQQSELYHQLQQANQELQRLACSDGLTQVANRRCFDETLNTQWQWLAREQGSLSLILCDVDYFKLYNDTHGHLAGDDALRQVAKAISQTVKHPADLVARYGGEEFAVILPNTDIEGAIAVARDIQTNISGLQMPHPHSQVSEFITLSLGVATITPDSQLSPATLIAAADQGLYEAKAQGRNCVVQMDCQDADAR, from the coding sequence ATGAGCCAAATATATCCTATCTCCAAAACCTGTGCTTGTCGTAATGTTGCACGCTGCCGGACTAAAGAGGCAGGTAGGCTCTTTCTCTGGTTCCCCGTTCCACATACCCTAAAAAAAGTCACTTCCTACCTACAACAGTTTGCCTTTAAGTATGAACTGATGCAGGAGCGACCAGGTTTGAGTTTGGAGTGTAGACCCGGACAGTCCCTAGAAATTGCTCGTAACCTGGCCAAACTACTTGCACCAAGAGAATTAAAAGAGACGCAAGTCCTTTTCATTCAAGGCACTTTCCAACCTCAACTCCATGATTTTAGTGACATAGCCTCATTACAACGCTTCATTAAGTTGAACCAATCCGGCTGGCTGGTTGAAATGCTGGCAACAGAACGATTCACCAGTTACTTCCAACCAATTGTCTCAATTAACGATACATCGCAGATTTTTGGATATGAATCGCTTTTGCGGGGACTGGATGAACAAGGCAATTTAGTGTTACCGACACCAATTGTGGAGTTAGCAACCGAAGCCGGACTTCTACCACAAGTAGACCAAGTTGCTCGCCTCAGCACAATCACTCAATTCAGCCGATATGAAGTGAGTGGGCACATCTTCATCAATTTTGCCCCAACATCACTTTATGACCCAGCTTTTTGCCTACGTAGTACGGTAGAGGCAATTGATACTGCCGGAATTTCCCACGATCGCGTTGTTTTTGAAGTTGTAGAATCAGACAATCCTCAAGATTTAACCCATCTGAAGACAGTGCTTAAATACTACCGGGATGCTGGGTTTTTAGTCGCTCTTGATGACCTTGGTTCTGGCTATTCCAGCCTAAACTTGCTGCATCAGTTACGTCCAGACTTTATCAAGCTGGATATGGAGTTAATTCGAGATGTACATCAAGACCTTTACAAAGCTTCAATTACCGAGAAACTTCTAGAGATTACTCAAAAGTTAAACATCCAGACTGTTGCTGAAGGAATTGAATGCATTGAGGAACTGAATTGGTTGCGAGAACGAGGTGCAAATTTTGCTCAAGGCTATTTGATTGGTAAACCCAGTGCAGTGCCTGTCACTACAACCCCTTACTTTGATCCGATCGTGTTAACTGTAGCATCGACATATTCTCAGCAGGTTGAACAGCGTGTTGTCCGACACCAAAGCGAACCTGAGCGAATTGTCGCAGATGTGACGCAGCGCATTCGCCAATCCTTGGAGTTAGACGAGATTTTGCAAACCACGGTAGCCGAGGTGCGACAACTGTTTGAGGTAGATCGAGTGGTGATGTATCAGTTTAAGCCAGACTGGAGTGGGTTAGTTGTTGTAGAATCTTTAGCAGAAGGGTGTATGTCGATTTTGGGATTTCACGTCATGGATACCTGCTTTAAATCCACGCGTGCAGCTTACTATCAACAAGGTAACACCAGAGCGATCGAAAACATTGAAACTGCGGGATTATCGCCATGTCATATTCACCTCCTCAAAAGTCTGCAAATCCGGGCAAACCTTGTCGTGCCCATTTTGCAGCAAGGGTGTTTGTGGGGACTATTGATTGCTCACCAATGCCGTCATCCCAGACAATGGCAGCAATCGGAGATTAACTTGTTTAACCAGTTAGCAGGTCAAGCTGCGATCGCTATTCAGCAATCAGAACTTTACCACCAATTACAACAAGCAAACCAGGAATTACAGCGCCTTGCCTGTTCGGATGGTCTAACCCAAGTGGCAAATCGACGCTGCTTTGATGAGACGTTAAACACGCAGTGGCAATGGTTGGCACGAGAGCAAGGTTCGCTATCTTTGATTTTGTGTGATGTCGATTACTTTAAGCTTTACAACGATACGCATGGGCATCTGGCAGGAGATGATGCACTTAGACAGGTTGCTAAGGCAATCTCTCAGACAGTTAAACACCCCGCTGATTTAGTTGCTCGTTATGGCGGAGAAGAGTTTGCAGTCATTTTGCCGAATACTGATATTGAAGGGGCCATTGCAGTTGCAAGAGATATTCAGACCAATATTAGTGGATTACAAATGCCTCATCCCCATTCTCAGGTCAGTGAATTTATTACCCTAAGTCTTGGTGTGGCAACCATTACTCCTGATAGCCAATTATCTCCTGCAACCTTAATTGCTGCTGCTGACCAAGGACTCTACGAAGCAAAAGCACAAGGAAGAAATTGTGTGGTGCAGATGGATTGTCAGGATGCTGATGCTAGATAA
- a CDS encoding ATP-binding protein, translating to MKNESTLASNADVNFLIGGGEMGARMREQDWSKTSLGPTQQWPQSLKTAVRIMLTSRQPMFVWWGEELINLYNDAYKTIIGGKHPAAFGQPASYVWREIWDQVGPRAESAMLKNEGTYDEALLLIMERNGYPEETYYTFSYSPVPNDQGDTGGIICANTEDTQRIISERQLALLRELAARTVDARTFDEACTLSASCLESNPYDLPFAMIYLVDPDKQEVFLAGTCRIGQNHVAVPETVALDADCVWPFAEVIRKHQAKLISDLEVSFSSLPCGVWQRSPHQAIAVPIAPSGQTGKAGILIVGLNPFRLFDDNYQGFIDLVAAQIAASIANAQAYEEERKRAEALAEIDRAKTVFFSNVSHEFRTPLTLMLGPLEDTLTTCATLLPAKEREQLEMVQRNGLRLLKLVNSLLDFSRIEAGRVEASYEPTNLATFTAELASVFRSTVERAGMQLSVNCPSLPEPVYVDREMWEKIVLNLLSNAFKFTMAGKITVSLHWSNDRIEFAVKDTGIGIPAAEIPHLFERFHRVKGAQGRTFEGSGIGLSLVQELVQMHGGRVDVTSLLGVGSCFTVSIPTGYTHLPPDRISAPRTLASTALGATPYLEEALRWLPQEAGEQGSRGAGEKEVFSLLPLYPSAPSARILLADDNADMRDYVNRLLSQQYEVESVPDGLAALDSARGRVPDLVLTDVMMPGLDGFGLLQALRANPQTQKVPIILLSARAGEEARVEGLEAGADDYLIKPFSARELLARVEAALKMARLRQEAMEREQGLRIEAEVAKAHLETVIAGIQDQFFVLDREWRYTFVNDQVAEIVGIPKEELIGRIVWEVFPDVINSEFDTEVHRAMALPTPLANAQNTVVQFEYFYPAWQRWFENRIYPFAEGVSIFVTDISDRKQAEKALRESEEKFRNMADNAPFMVWVTDSDGYCTYLSQSWYDFTGQSEEMGLGFGWLNAVHPEDYNDARNVFLEANKSYSAFRLEYRLRRKDGKYRSCIDAANPWFGVDGQFKGYIGSVIDITERKVAEAERDRLLELEQAARTEAERANRIKDEFLAVLSHELRSPLNPILGWARLLQTREFEPAALKKAIATIERNAKLQAQLIEDLLDVSRILQGKLNLKMLPVNLVFVIEGGLETVRLAAEAKNIQIQTMLDASFGEVLGDSGRLQQVIWNLLTNAVKFTPEGGKIDIQLERVDTQAQITVSDTGKGISPDFLPYVFEYFRQADSTITRKFGGLGLGLAIVRHLVELHGGTIWAESLGEGQGATFRVMIPLIKKDLTPKQHIDIAALNPSSPTEILAGIQILVVDDDDDTRDFHTFVLEQAGAMVTAVTSAKEALQILAESEPDTLLSDIGMPEMDGYMLMRQVKALQANQAKQILAIALTAYAGEINQQQALESGFQKHLSKPVEPDELVKAIATLIGRSGNV from the coding sequence ATGAAGAACGAGTCAACGTTAGCAAGCAACGCCGACGTAAATTTCCTTATCGGTGGGGGTGAAATGGGTGCTAGGATGCGAGAACAGGATTGGTCAAAAACATCCCTCGGCCCAACACAGCAGTGGCCACAGAGTTTGAAGACTGCCGTGCGAATTATGCTAACTTCCCGTCAACCTATGTTTGTTTGGTGGGGTGAGGAACTGATTAACCTTTACAATGACGCTTATAAGACTATTATTGGTGGCAAACATCCAGCAGCATTTGGACAGCCAGCTTCATACGTGTGGCGGGAAATATGGGATCAGGTTGGGCCGAGAGCTGAATCTGCGATGCTGAAAAATGAGGGTACTTACGACGAAGCGCTGCTGCTAATTATGGAGCGCAATGGCTACCCAGAAGAAACTTATTATACTTTTTCATATAGCCCGGTTCCTAATGACCAGGGCGACACAGGTGGGATCATTTGCGCCAACACAGAGGACACGCAACGGATTATCAGTGAGCGTCAGTTGGCACTTTTGCGCGAATTAGCGGCGAGGACAGTAGACGCGCGAACATTCGATGAAGCCTGTACGCTAAGTGCGAGTTGTCTGGAGAGCAACCCTTACGATCTCCCTTTCGCCATGATTTATCTGGTTGATCCCGATAAGCAGGAAGTTTTCCTGGCTGGAACGTGCCGCATTGGGCAAAACCACGTAGCAGTTCCAGAAACAGTGGCTCTCGATGCTGATTGCGTTTGGCCCTTTGCGGAAGTGATCAGAAAGCATCAAGCCAAACTAATTTCCGATTTGGAAGTGTCTTTTAGTAGTCTACCCTGTGGTGTTTGGCAGCGATCGCCCCATCAAGCGATCGCAGTACCCATTGCCCCATCCGGTCAAACCGGAAAAGCTGGTATATTAATCGTTGGTTTGAACCCCTTCAGGCTATTCGACGACAATTATCAAGGATTCATTGATTTAGTTGCGGCTCAAATTGCAGCCAGCATCGCTAACGCCCAAGCTTACGAGGAAGAACGCAAACGCGCTGAAGCCTTGGCAGAAATCGATCGCGCGAAAACCGTCTTTTTCAGTAACGTCAGCCACGAGTTCCGTACCCCACTTACTTTGATGTTGGGGCCATTAGAGGACACCTTAACCACTTGTGCTACTCTGCTTCCAGCCAAAGAACGAGAGCAGCTAGAAATGGTGCAACGCAACGGACTTCGGCTGCTGAAACTGGTCAACAGCTTACTAGATTTTTCACGCATTGAAGCCGGAAGGGTTGAAGCATCTTATGAACCCACCAACCTTGCCACCTTCACCGCAGAACTAGCTAGTGTATTTCGTTCAACGGTAGAACGAGCAGGGATGCAGTTATCAGTCAATTGTCCTTCCCTGCCAGAACCAGTGTATGTAGATCGAGAGATGTGGGAAAAGATTGTTCTTAATCTGCTCTCGAATGCCTTCAAGTTCACAATGGCTGGAAAAATTACAGTTAGTTTGCACTGGTCAAACGATCGTATTGAGTTCGCAGTTAAAGACACAGGCATCGGTATCCCAGCAGCAGAAATCCCCCACCTTTTTGAACGATTTCATCGGGTCAAAGGGGCGCAAGGACGCACTTTTGAAGGGTCAGGAATTGGATTGTCACTGGTGCAAGAATTGGTGCAAATGCATGGTGGAAGAGTTGATGTTACCAGTCTTCTCGGAGTAGGCAGTTGCTTTACTGTGTCAATTCCAACAGGATATACTCATTTGCCTCCAGACCGGATTAGTGCCCCGCGAACTTTAGCTTCAACCGCATTAGGGGCAACACCTTATCTAGAAGAAGCCCTGCGGTGGCTACCACAAGAAGCAGGGGAGCAGGGGAGCAGGGGAGCAGGGGAGAAGGAAGTATTTTCCCTTCTGCCTCTGTACCCCTCTGCACCCTCTGCGAGAATTCTCCTAGCTGATGACAACGCAGATATGCGTGATTATGTCAATCGGCTATTAAGTCAGCAGTATGAAGTGGAATCAGTGCCGGACGGTTTAGCTGCTTTAGATTCTGCTCGTGGACGTGTCCCAGATTTGGTACTGACAGATGTGATGATGCCTGGATTAGATGGCTTTGGACTGCTGCAAGCATTACGAGCCAATCCGCAGACACAAAAAGTTCCGATCATCCTGTTGTCGGCACGGGCGGGAGAAGAGGCACGGGTGGAAGGGTTAGAAGCGGGAGCCGATGATTATCTGATTAAACCTTTCTCTGCCCGTGAATTGTTGGCGCGGGTAGAGGCAGCTCTAAAAATGGCTCGTCTCCGCCAAGAGGCAATGGAACGTGAGCAAGGGCTGCGAATTGAAGCTGAGGTAGCAAAAGCACACCTAGAGACTGTCATCGCTGGTATCCAAGACCAATTCTTTGTATTGGATCGAGAGTGGCGTTATACCTTTGTCAACGATCAAGTAGCAGAAATTGTTGGCATCCCAAAAGAAGAATTAATAGGTAGGATCGTTTGGGAAGTTTTTCCAGATGTGATTAACAGCGAGTTTGATACCGAGGTTCATCGGGCGATGGCTCTACCAACGCCTTTGGCGAACGCACAAAACACTGTCGTTCAGTTTGAATACTTTTATCCGGCTTGGCAACGCTGGTTTGAAAATCGCATCTACCCCTTTGCAGAAGGAGTAAGCATTTTTGTTACAGACATCAGCGATCGCAAACAGGCAGAAAAAGCACTTCGGGAAAGCGAAGAAAAGTTCCGCAACATGGCTGACAATGCCCCCTTCATGGTTTGGGTAACAGACAGCGATGGCTACTGCACCTATCTCAGTCAAAGCTGGTACGATTTTACAGGTCAGAGCGAGGAAATGGGTCTGGGATTTGGCTGGTTAAATGCTGTGCATCCAGAAGACTACAATGACGCTAGGAATGTTTTTCTGGAAGCTAATAAAAGTTACTCGGCCTTCCGTTTGGAGTACCGCTTGCGGCGCAAAGATGGCAAATATCGCTCTTGCATCGATGCCGCTAATCCGTGGTTTGGGGTGGACGGTCAGTTTAAAGGTTACATCGGCTCAGTAATTGATATTACAGAACGCAAAGTAGCAGAAGCCGAACGCGATCGCCTCCTAGAACTTGAGCAAGCTGCCAGAACTGAAGCCGAAAGAGCCAACCGAATTAAAGATGAGTTTTTGGCGGTACTTTCCCATGAATTGCGATCGCCTCTCAATCCGATTCTTGGTTGGGCGAGACTCTTGCAGACTCGTGAGTTTGAACCAGCAGCCCTGAAGAAAGCGATCGCAACTATCGAGCGGAATGCTAAATTACAAGCTCAACTAATTGAAGATTTGCTCGATGTCTCTCGGATATTACAAGGTAAGCTCAACCTGAAGATGTTACCTGTCAACCTAGTATTTGTGATTGAGGGGGGATTGGAAACAGTGCGTTTGGCAGCAGAAGCTAAAAATATTCAAATTCAGACGATGCTGGATGCTTCTTTTGGGGAAGTTTTGGGTGATTCCGGTCGTTTACAACAAGTTATCTGGAATCTCTTAACGAATGCCGTTAAATTCACTCCTGAAGGAGGAAAAATTGATATTCAACTAGAGCGCGTTGACACTCAAGCTCAGATTACCGTCAGTGACACAGGTAAGGGAATCAGCCCTGACTTTCTGCCTTATGTGTTTGAATATTTTCGTCAGGCTGATAGTACAATAACCCGAAAATTTGGTGGCTTGGGGTTAGGGTTAGCAATTGTCCGTCATTTGGTAGAATTACATGGCGGCACAATTTGGGCAGAAAGTTTAGGTGAAGGGCAAGGAGCTACTTTTAGAGTCATGATACCACTAATTAAAAAAGATTTAACTCCAAAACAACACATAGATATTGCGGCATTAAATCCTTCTTCTCCGACTGAAATCCTTGCAGGCATCCAAATCTTAGTTGTAGATGATGACGATGATACCCGTGACTTCCACACATTTGTACTAGAACAGGCTGGAGCAATGGTGACAGCAGTCACATCAGCAAAAGAAGCATTACAAATTTTGGCAGAGTCAGAACCAGATACGCTGCTCAGTGATATTGGGATGCCAGAGATGGATGGCTATATGCTAATGCGCCAAGTTAAAGCATTACAGGCAAACCAAGCCAAACAAATTCTGGCGATCGCTTTAACTGCTTATGCCGGAGAAATCAATCAGCAACAAGCGCTTGAATCAGGGTTTCAAAAGCATCTCTCCAAACCCGTTGAACCAGATGAGTTAGTCAAGGCAATTGCAACTCTAATTGGTCGAAGTGGGAATGTCTGA